One stretch of Fictibacillus sp. b24 DNA includes these proteins:
- a CDS encoding O-antigen polymerase: protein MFLTYAMIWLIVLGISITLFKKAGGSLSILRPNLLSLVFYYSLFVSSFIGSLLIVTKTDQFYMMHKVPNDEYRLIGFILVCLVMIFLPLTVFLLQKLVGFNAAKEFNHYFDKPVVLPFTKEKTEFYVLFAGLSTICLLAVAYTMLKLNAIPLLELIKGSSNAGQLRIEASRGFQGNVLIRNIFAIALTPILSIIAFIFAHKTRELKWIVLAVLLIGASFVITTYDLSKSPVFFYMLSMILTAIYIGFVRLSYKRILLIGIVGFALLFGMYAALGANPSSFLSYNSGPIGRMFLSQIAPFYMHLQLFGNGFPFLEGSSFPGIINQMFDQVHARSGRVAMGYFYPEKVEAGTAGVLNTLFIGEAYANYSYPGVIMSILYMGMFLAVIYMIFLRLPKNPVFLGMFIYFTINIPRSVVGGFFDFIFNPLWIMISVFVFSVYFVIKVRIGVMDFLKNGKGAGQ, encoded by the coding sequence ATGTTTTTGACTTACGCAATGATCTGGCTGATCGTATTAGGAATATCAATAACCTTGTTTAAAAAAGCAGGGGGAAGTCTTTCCATTTTAAGACCTAATCTTCTTTCTCTTGTCTTTTATTACTCCTTATTCGTGTCCAGTTTTATAGGCAGTCTATTGATTGTGACGAAAACGGATCAGTTTTATATGATGCATAAGGTTCCGAATGATGAGTATCGGTTAATTGGGTTCATTCTAGTCTGTCTTGTCATGATCTTTCTCCCCTTAACTGTATTTTTACTTCAAAAATTAGTTGGTTTCAATGCAGCAAAGGAGTTTAACCACTATTTTGATAAACCGGTCGTTCTTCCTTTTACGAAAGAAAAAACAGAATTCTATGTTCTTTTTGCCGGTCTATCTACCATTTGTTTATTAGCAGTTGCCTATACGATGCTAAAATTAAACGCGATTCCTTTACTTGAACTAATAAAGGGCTCAAGTAATGCGGGTCAACTAAGAATTGAAGCTTCAAGAGGTTTTCAGGGAAATGTTCTTATCCGTAACATTTTTGCTATTGCCCTAACACCTATTTTATCGATTATCGCCTTTATTTTTGCTCATAAGACAAGAGAGCTAAAGTGGATTGTCCTTGCTGTTTTATTAATCGGCGCATCATTTGTGATCACTACTTATGATCTTTCAAAATCTCCGGTATTCTTTTATATGCTTAGCATGATTTTGACTGCCATTTACATTGGCTTTGTGCGCTTATCATATAAAAGAATCTTACTGATAGGGATAGTTGGGTTTGCATTATTGTTCGGTATGTATGCTGCTTTAGGTGCTAATCCTTCTTCCTTCTTATCCTATAATTCTGGACCGATAGGAAGAATGTTCTTGTCGCAGATCGCACCATTCTATATGCATCTTCAACTATTCGGCAACGGTTTTCCGTTTTTAGAAGGTAGCAGTTTCCCTGGCATTATTAATCAGATGTTTGACCAAGTGCACGCACGATCTGGACGTGTAGCTATGGGCTATTTTTATCCAGAAAAGGTAGAAGCGGGTACCGCAGGGGTGCTTAATACGCTCTTTATCGGAGAAGCTTATGCAAATTACTCCTATCCTGGAGTTATCATGTCTATTTTATATATGGGTATGTTTTTAGCTGTTATTTATATGATATTCCTTCGATTACCTAAAAACCCTGTTTTCTTGGGGATGTTTATCTATTTCACCATCAATATTCCAAGGTCCGTAGTTGGAGGTTTCTTTGATTTTATTTTCAATCCTCTTTGGATTATGATTTCCGTATTCGTCTTTTCTGTATACTTTGTAATCAAAGTCCGCATTGGAGTTATGGATTTCTTGAAAAATGGTAAAGGAGCAGGGCAATGA